The following nucleotide sequence is from Geothermobacter hydrogeniphilus.
CAGCGACGAGGAACACGAGGGCATCGAGGAGATCGAACGACGCTTCCAGAAACAGATCGCCATCCACTCGCGACCGAATTTTCATCTTGAGCAATATGAAATTCTGGTCGGATAATAGTCCTTGACAGCTTTTGACGACAGGCTCTATACTGCGTCGTTCCGGGGTCATACCCGGAGAAATTATCTTCAGAGAGTGAGGTGAAGTGGTTATGTACGCGGTGATCAAGACCGGAGGAAAACAATATAAAGTTTCCGAAGGCGACCTGCTCAAGGTCGAAAAGCTCGCCGGGTCGGTGGGAGATTCCATCGAACTGGGCGAAGTCCTCATGGTCGGCGGAGAAGAGGTTAAAGTCGGAACACCTCTATTGCCCAATGCGAAAGTCACTGCCCGGATCGTCGAACAAGGCAAGGATAAGAAAATTCTCGTCTTCAAGTCGAAAAAACGGAAGGGCTATCGCAAGAAGAACGGGCACCGTCAACCCATTACCCGACTCAAAATTACCGGTATCGAGGCCTGAGGGAGGAAACCATGGCACACAAAAAAGCTGGTGGCAGCTCCAAGAACGGTCGCGATAGCGTTGGTAAGCGCCTCGGCGTGAAACGCTTCGGCGGCCAGAATGTCAGTGCGGGATCGATCCTGGTGCGGCAGCGCGGCACCACCATCCATCCCGGCAACAACGTCGGTTGCGGCAAGGACTACACCCTGTTCGCCCTGATCGACGGCGTGGTTAAATTCGAGCGGCTCGACAAGACCCGCAAAAAGGTCAGCGTCTACGCCGACTGAGTTTCGCCACCGAGAGAACAACCACCCGAAGCCCGAGGTTCACTGAACTTCGGGCTTTTGGCTTTCAAAGGCGGCTAAAGACACAAGGCCAAGGGCAAAAGGATCTCCTTTGCCTTTCGCCCTTGGCCTTTGGCCGATTTCCAACTTATGAACTTCGTCGATGAAGTAAAAATCAATGTCAAGGCCGGCGACGGCGGTCGCGGCGGGCTCTCTTTCCGGCGGGAAAAATTCATTCCCCGCGGCGGGCCGGACGGCGGTGACGGCGGTGACGGCGGCAATGTCATCCTGCGTGTCGACCCCGGTCTCGGCACCCTGCTCGACCTGCGCTACAAGATCCACTACAAGGCCAAAAACGGCGCCCCCGGCCTGAGCAGGAACATGCACGGCAAGAACGGTGAGGACTGCGTCATCAGCGTCCCCCCCGGAACCCTGGTCTATGACGACGACAGCGGTGAACTGCTGGCCGACCTGACCGGCCGCGACGACCGGATCGTCCTGCTCAAGGGCGGCATGGGCGGCCGCGGCAACGCCCGCTTCGCCACCAGCACCAACCGCGCGCCGCGCCATTTTCAACCCGGCACCGAAGGCGAGGCCAGGCGCCTGCGGCTGGAACTTAAGCTGCTCGCCGACGTCGGTCTGGTCGGGTTGCCGAACGCCGGCAAAAGCACCCTGATCAGCGCCATCTCGGCGGCCCGGCCGAAAATCGCCGACTACCCCTTTACCACCCTGGTGCCGAACCTCGGCGTGGTCGGTTTCGGCGGCTATCGCTCCTTCGTGGTGGCCGACATTCCCGGCCTGATCGAAGGTGCCAGCGATGGCCAGGGGCTCGGCAGCCGTTTTCTGCGTCACATCGAACGAACCGACCTGTTTCTGCACCTGGTCGACCTCTCGCCGCTGCAGGAGGCCGACCCACTGGAAAGCTTCGCCATCCTCAACCGCGAACTCGGCCGCCACAACCCCGAACTGGCCGACAAACCACAGCTGATCGCGCTCACCAAGCAGGATCTCACCGAGGTCCGCGACCGCACCCCGGAGGTACGGGCCCATTTCGAGCAGCTCGGCTACCAGGTTTTCTGCATCTCGGCGGCCACCGGCGAGGGACTGGAGCCGCTGGTCCACGCCCTCGGCCGAAAGCTGGACGAACAGCGCCGATCGACCCCGGAAACGGAAAGTTGACAGCAATCCCGGACAGAGGGTAATCTTGACCTCTTTTTTCAACAAAAATCGCTAGTTATACTATGAAAAAACAGCTTCCGGCAGACATAAGACGGGTCGTCATCAAAATCGGCAGCACCGTCATCTCCGATGAGACCGGTCTCGACAACAAGATGCTGGATGCCATCTGCGAGGATGTCCACCAGCTGTTGCTGCGCGGTCACGAGGTGATCCTGGTCTCCTCGGCCGCCGTCGCCGCCGGCAAGGCCGACCTCGGCATCAGCGGCCGGCCGCAGACCATCCCCCTGCGCCAGGCCGCCGCCGCCATCGGCCAGAGCCGCCTGATGCGCGCCTACAAGGAACGTCTTCGCCCCCACGGTCACAAGGTCGCCCAGGTGCTGCTGACCCGTGACGACCTTGCCAACCGGCGCCGTTACCTCAACGCCCGCAACACCCTGATGACCCTGATAGAGCACCAGGTGGTGCCGATCATCAACGAAAACGACACCGTGGTGGTCGACGAGCTGCGCTTCGGCGACAACGACAACCTCTCGGCCATGACCGCCAACCTCGCCGAAGCCGGGCTGCTGGTCATTCTTTCCGACGTCAACGGGCTTTACGACCGGGACCCCGGTCGGCACCACGACGCCCGCCTGATCCCGACGGTCGAGCAGATCGACGCCCGGATCGAAGCGATGGCCGGGGAAAGCGGCTCCAGCCTCGGCACCGGCGGCATGGCGACCAAACTCAAGGCCGCCAAACAGGCCGCCCTGTGCGGAACAGCGACGGTGATTCTCAACGGCCGGGTTCCCGGCAACCTGCTGCGCCTCTTCAACGGCGAACCGGTCGGCACCTCGATTCTGCCGGCGCAGGACAAGCTTGCCGCCCGCAAGCACTGGATCGCCTTCACCAAGGAACCACGCGGCAGACTGCTGCTCGACGCCGGCGCTCTTAAAGCCGTCTGCGATGGAAACAAGAGCCTGCTGCCCTCCGGCATCAGCGCCATCGAGGGCCGCTTCGAACGGGGCGATGCGGTCCGTCTCTGCGACCTGCAGGGACTTGAGGTTGCCCGCGGCATCGTCAATTACGCCGAGGCAGAGCTGCAGCAGATCCTCGGTCGGAAATCATCGGAGATCGCCGCCATTCTCGGCTACAAGTACGGAGATGAAGTGGTTCACCGCGACAACCTGGTGCTGCAGCCCGAGTTGCCGGACGAAGGATCAGACCCTGAAATGAGCGAACCTGGGGAGAAGAACTGATGACCATCGCCGAACAGATGAAGCAGATCGCCATCGATGCCCGTCGCGCTTCGCGACGCATGGCTGACTTATCCAGCAGCGTCAAGAATCAACTGCTGATCAACATGGCCGCAGCCCTGGAAAATGAAGCCGCCACCCTCCAGCGGGAGAATGCCAGGGACCTTGAGGCCGGCCGCGCCAAGGGACTCTCGGCCGCCATGCTTGATCGGCTCGAACTGGACGACAAGCGCATCCGCGGCATGGCCGACGGTCTGCGCGAGGTCGCCGCCCTGCCCGACCCGGTCGGCGAAATCACCGGCATGTGGCGCCGCCCCAACAACCTGCAGGTCGGACGGATGCGGATTCCGCTCGGGGTGATCGGCATCATCTTCGAGAGTCGTCCCAACGTCACCGCCGACGCCGCCGCGCTGTGTCTGAAAAGCGGCAACGCGGTCATCCTCCGCGGCGGCAGCGAAGCCCTGCACTCCAACAGCGCCATCGGCGCCATCCTGCAGCGGCAGCTGACCGAGCTCGGCCTGCCCGCGGCGGCGGTGCAGGTGGTGACCACCAGCGACCGGGCAGCGGTGACCGAGCTGCTCAAACTCGAAGAACAGATCGACCTGATCATCCCCCGCGGTGGTGAAGGCCTGATCCGCTTTGTCTCCGAACATTCGCGCATCCCGGTCATCAAGCACTACAAGGGCGTCTGCCACGTCTTCGTCGATGCCGGCGCCGACATGGAGATGGCGGAAAAGATCGCCGTCAACGCCAAGGCTCAACGCCCCGGCGTCTGCAATGCCATGGAGACCCTGCTGGTCCACCGGGAGATTGCCGCCGAGTTCGTCCCGCGGGTGGTCGCAGCACTGGCCGCGGCCGGGGTCGAAGTGCGCGGCTGTCCACAGGTACGGGACCTCGCTCCCGAGGTCAAGGCGGCGACGGAAGAGGACTGGGACGCCGAATATCTCGATCTGATCCTGGCGATGCGGGTGGTCGACGACCTCGAAGCCGCCGTCGACCACATCAACACGCACGGCTCGCTGCATACCGAGGCGATCGTCACCCGCGACTACGCCAACGCTCAACGTTTCCTGCGGCTGGTCAATTCAAGTACGGTGGTGGTCAACGCCTCGACTCGCTTCGCCGACGGCGGCGAACTCGGACTCGGCGCCGAGATCGGCATTTCCACCACCAAGCTCCACTCCTTCGGCCCGATGGGGCTTGAAGATCTGACCACGCGCAAATTCATCGTTCTCGGCGAAGGGCAGATCAGGAGCTGAGGAATGAAACTGGGCATTCTCGGCGGCACCTTCAACCCGATCCACCTGGCGCACCTGCGCATCGCCGAAGAGGTCCGCGAAGCCTGCCGCCTCGACAAGGTGCTGTTTCTTCCGGCCGCCACCCCCCCGCACAAACAGGTTGCCGACGCGGTACCGTTCGCCGTCCGCTTCGAAATGGTGCGGGCGGCGATTGCCGACCACGACAAATTCAGCGTCAGCGACATCGAACAGCAGCACCCGGGGAAAAATTATTCCGTTCAGACCCTGCAGCTGCTGCGGCAGGAATTCCCCCGCGCCGAGTTCTATTTCATCATCGGTCTCGACTCGTTCCGTGACCTGCCGAGCTGGAAAGATTATCAAAAACTGTTCGAATTGACCCACCTGGTGGTCGTCACCAGGCCCGGCATCAATGACGGGAACCCCTTTGAACTGCTTCCCGTTGCAGTTCAAAATCAGTTCTGCTATAGTTGCTCACCCGAAAAATGGCAGCACCAGAAGGGCAAAACCCTGCTGTTCCTGAATGATACTCCTCTCGGGATTTCCTCCACCGGAATCCGGGAACTGGTCGCCGCGGGTCGATCAATACGTTACCTGGTCCCTCCGGCGGTCGCGGCGTTGATCGCGCGACACGACCTCTACCGGAGCTAGAAAGGATACTTGGCTTGCAGTCGAAAGACCGGGCTCTGCTCTGCACCCACCTGGCGCTGGAAAAAAAGGCGCTGGATCTGAAAATTCTCGAAGTCAACGGACTCTCCTCCCTGACCGATTACCTGGTCATCGCCAGCGGCACCTCCGACCGCCATGTGCAGGCCGTCGCCGAAGAAATCCGCGTCGGGCTGAAACGGGACCACGGCATCCACCCTCTGGCCGTCGAGGGCATGGATGACGGCCGCTGGGTTCTGCTCGACTACGGCGATGTGATGGTTCATGTCTTTCAGCCGGAGGTCCGCAGCTTCTATGACCTGGAAGGGCTCTGGAGTGAGGCCCCGGAAGTTGTTCCGGAGGCGGAAGAGCCGACGTGAAACTGAGGCTGGTCTGTGTCGGCAAGCTCTCCCGGGACTGGCTGCGGGAAGCGGCCGCCGACTACCGGCAGCGACTGCAGCGCTATCTTCCTTTTGAACTGCTCGAACTGAAGGAGGAAAAGGGCGGCGGCAAAAAACCGAACACGGCCCTGCTGCGGGAACGGGAAGGCGAACGGATACTCGCCCAGCTTGCCGCACCGGGCACAACCCTGGTGCTGGACGAACAGGGGAAACAACTCAGCTCGGTCGAACTGGCCCGGTTGCTCGACGAGCAGATGACCGCCGGCCCGCAGAATCTGAACCTGGTCATCGGTGGCGCCTGGGGCCTGAGTCCGGCCGTCAAACAGCGGGCCGACAGGATCCTCTCTCTGTCGCGGTTGACGTTCACCCACCAGATGGCACGCGTCATCGCCCTGGAACAACTCTACCGGGCGATGACCATTATCCGCAATGAACCATACCACAATGCCTGAAGGAGGCTGGAGGGGCAATGAATCAGGAAGAACTCGAAGCAGCTAAACAACTCCTTCTGGAGATGCGCCGGCAGGTTCTCCAGGAGGTGCAGGGATCGATGCACACCTACCGTGAACTCGGAGAAGAAAGCCTGCCGGACATCAGCGACGTCTCGGCCAATGCCGCCAATCGCGACGTACTGCTCAATCTCGGCGCGACCCAGCAGCAGAAGATCCGCGATATCGATGCCGCCCTGGAGCGCATCCGCTCCGGCGAATACGGTGTCTGCGTCCGCTGCGAGGAGGAAATCAGCCAGGCCCGGATGAAGGTCCGCCCCTTCTCGCGCTTCTGCATCGACTGCAAAACTGACATTGAAAAGTTCGGCGAATAGACGCCGGCCCGCCTCCCGCGGCGCGGCGCTCTGCCGGCAACAGGATAATCCGCCGGTCGGACAAGACAAACGCCTGTTTTCAGGTACAATGTTATTCCAGTGGGCAACCTGCCCCGGGAGCATGCCATGACAATTCTCGGTTTCTTACTGCTGATCATTCTTTTCCTGTCGTTCTTCATCTACTGCAGCTGGCTTAATCCGGAAGACATCACCCTGATCTACTGGACCGGCAAAAGCATTACCTTTTCGCCGGCCCTGCTGATTCTCGGCTTCGTCCTGGTCGGCCTGTGCATCGGCTACGGCGCTCATATCTACAGCGTCCTGGTCCACGGGGTCAAACACTGGCGCCGTGAACGCAGCGAGAAGAAAACCAGGGAAATCAGTGCCATCTACCGCGAAGGCGTCGGCAGACTGCTTTCCGGGGATCTGAAAAAAGCCCGGGTTCTGCTGCAGAAAACTCTCGAACGTGATCCGAAGAGCATCGATTCGCTGATCGCCCTGGCCAGCGTGCAACTGCAGGACGGTGAAGGCAGCGAAGCGGTCAAGCTGCTGCTCAAGGCACGGGACATCGACGGCAAAAACCTGGAAGTGCTGTTCAAACTCGCCACCACCTACCAGAAACTCGACCAGACCGACGAAGCGATCGAGGCCTACCAGGCGATCCTCGCCCTTGAGTCTGACAACCGCAAGGCGTTACGCTCGCTGCGTGACCTGCATATCGCCGCCGGCAACTGGCAGGAAGCCTATGACCTGCAGAAACGGGTGATCAAGGTGGCCCAGAAGAGCAAACGCCTCGCGGATGAAAAGAAACTGCTGGCCAACCTGCGCTACGAAGTCGCCCGCCTGCTGCTTGAAAACGGCGAAGCCGACAAGGCTCTGGGCGAATTCCAGGACCTTGTCAAGAACGCCCCGGAACTGGTTCCCGCCCGCGTCTCTCTGGGCGACGCGCAGAAAGCCGTCGGCCGGGGAGACGATGCGGTCCGTACCTGGCAGGAAGGCTACCAGAAGCTGGGCCGCAGCATCTTCCTCTCCCGCCTTGAAGATTATTACATGGAGACCGAGGATCCGGCCGGCCTGCTGACCTTTTACCGCGACGCGACCAGCCGAAAACCTGACGACATGCTGCTGCGGCTCTTTTTCGGCAAATTCTGCCTGCGCCTGGAAATGGTTGAAGAGGCGATTGACCAGCTGTACATGGTCGAAAGTTCCGGCATCGAATCAACCCAGCTCAACTTCCTGCTCGGTGAAGCCTATCGACGACGCGACCGGATCGAGGACGCGGTCGAGGAATACAAGCGGGCGCTCGGAACCAACAAACACCTGCGTCTCGGCTTTGTCTGCGATCACTGCGGCAAATCCTACCAGGAATGGCAGAGCCGCTGCGATGAATGCGGCAACTGGGGCGGGTTGAGCCTCATCAACCGCCAGCTGTTCCACGAAGCCCGGCCGATTGAGGTCAGGGAAATCCACCACGGTGAGAGATAAAAATGAAACACAACGCGAAAGCCCCCCTGGCCCTGGTCATCCTCGATGGCTGGGGCCAGGCTGATTGTACCCCCGACAACGCCGTCTGCCAGGCCCGGACTCCGGTTCTTGATCGATTATTCAAGGAATTTCCCCACACCACCCTCGGTGCCTCCGGACTTGATGTCGGTCTGCCTGACGGCCAGATGGGCAACTCCGAAGTCGGGCATCTCAACATCGGTGCCGGGCGGGTCGTCTACCAGGACCTGACCCGGATCAGCAAAAGTATCGAAGACGGCGACTTCTTCACCAACCCGGTGATGCTGGAGGGGATGCGCAAAATCCGCGAGAACGGCGGCAAGCTGCACCTCTGCGGCCTGCTCTCCGACGGCGGCGTCCACTCGCACAATACCCATCTCTACGCACTGGTCGAGATGGCGAAGCAGCAGGGCATCGGGGAAATCTGCATCCATGCCTTCATGGACGGACGCGACACGCCGCCGAAAAGCGGTGCCGGCTACCTGCGGGAGCTGGAGAATCAGCTCCAGAAGATCGGCGCCGGAGTCCTCGCCACGGTCAGCGGCCGCTTTTACGCCATGGACCGCGACAACCGCTGGGAACGCATCGAACGCGCCTGGCAGGCCCTGGTCCACGGCCGGGGGATAACCGCCGCCGACAGCGCCGGGGCCATCGCAGACGCCTACGCCGCCGGGCAGAGCGACGAATTCGTCGAGCCGCGCGTCATCCTGCGTGACGGCAGGCCGCTCGCGACAGTCGACGATGGCGACGGCATCCTCTTCTTCAACTTCCGCGCCGACCGGGCCCGCGAACTGACCCGAGCCTTCACCTTCGACGATTTCGACGGTTTCGACCGGGGGAAACATCCCGAACTGGCCTGCTATCTCTGTCTCACCGAATATGACGAAACCTTCGGTCTGCCGGTTATTTTCCCCCCGGAAAGCTACCCGGACCTCTTCGGCGAGGTTCTCGCCAAGGCGGGTAAAACCCAGCTGCGGATCGCCGAAACCGAAAAGTACGCTCATGTCACTTTCTTCTTCAACGGCGGCGTCGAGGAACCCTTCGCCGGGGAGGACCGGGCGCTGATCCCGTCACCGCAAGATGTCGCCACCTACGACCAGAAACCGGAAATGAGCGCCGCCGAGGTGACTGACGAAGTCGTGACGCGGATCGAATCAGGCCAGTATGACGTCATCATCCTCAACTTCGCCAACCCCGACATGGTCGGGCACACCGGAGTTTTTCCGGCGGCGGTCAAGGCGATGGAAACCGTCGATGCCTGTCTCGGCCGCGTGGTTGAAGCGGTTCAGGCAGCCGGGGGCGGCCTGCTGATCACCGCCGACCATGGCAACTGTGAAAAGATGAGCGATCACGGCCAGCCGCACACCGCCCATACCAGCGACCCGGTTGCCCTGCTGCTGGTTGATGACCGCTACCGTCGGGCCGGTCTGCAACCCGGGGTTCTCGCCGACCTGGCCCCGACCATGCTGCAGCTGCTCGGGCTGCCGCAACCGGCCGCCATGACCGGCCGCAGCCTGCTGCAGACATCCGCCTGAACCAGCAAGTCCACGGATTCAGGAGCCTGCCGACAGGGCCGTCACAGCGGGCCTGTCGGGAACCGGAGCAGGGGCTCGAAAAAACGTGACATTCGGAGGGGGATGTGCACTGGAAACAAGCACTGCTTGATGAGTTTGCGGCGGCCGGCCGCTGGCTGCTGCCGGCCGTCTGCCCGCTCTGCGATGACCGTCGCGACGTCCATCTGCCCCTGTGCGGGAGCTGTCTTGACACTCTGCCGCCATTGCCCGAAGCGCGTTGTCCACGTTGCGACCTGCCCTACCCGGCCATCGAAGGGTCACCCCATCTCTGTGGCGACTGCATCACCTCTCCCCCTCCTTTTGCAGCTGTCTGTGCGCTCGGCCCCTACAGCGGACTGCTAAAACAGGCCATCGGCCGACTCAAGTATCACCGCCTGCCGCTGCTCGATCAACCGCTGGGACAGCTGCTGGCCACGACTGTCCGCCGGCGCTGGCCGCAGTACGTTCCGGACCTGATCATTCCGGTCCCCCTGCACCCACGACGTTTGCGCGAACGCACCTTCAACCAGTCGCTGCTGCTGGCCCGGGTGCTGGCAAAGACACTGTCGGCCCCGGTGGCCTCCCGGGTGCTGCATCGGGTGCGGCATACACCGGCGCAACAGGGGCTGAGCGCCGCGGATAGAAAGAAAAACCTGCAACAGGCCCTGAGGATCGATGATAAACTTAACGGCAGATCGATCCTGCTGGTCGATGACGTCATGACTACCGGCGCCACCGCCCGGGCCTGCAGCAGGCAGTTGCGGCTGGCCGGTGCGGCCGAAGTGCGGGTGGCGTTGCTGGCGCGTGCCCCACGCCATCTGCAGCCATGAGGCACATTTTTTGCTGCCGACAAGGGTCAAGGACATTCCGTTGCAACCGGACAAAGAGACCATGAAACAGGCGCCATTAACAGATTTTCTCAAACTGCTGCCGGTTGAACTGCTGTTGCGCACTATGCCCAGCGGCCTGTTCCTGGTCGATACGGACCAGCGGGTGGTCTACTGGAACAGCGAAGCGGAACGGATCACCGGCTACAGCGCCGAGGAAGCACTCGGCCGTCACTGCTCCTTCCTTGAGGGAGTGGAATGCGGCCGCGGCTGCGGGCTCTACAGCCCGACCGTTGAAAAACCGGTTATCGGCGCCATCTGTACCATTTACACCAAGGCGGGCGATTCCCTCATCATCAGTAAAAATATCGACTATCTGCGCAAGGATGGTGAGATCGTCGGCGGCATCGAGTCCTTCATTGATGTCACCGAACAGAAAAAACTCGAAGCCGCCCTGCGCCGCCAGAGCGAACAGCTGGAAAGCACTGTCGCCCAGCGCACCGCCGAGCTGGAGAAGGAACGCAGCCGCCTGAACAGCCTGCTTGAGGCGATGACCGACTTCGCCTACATCGTCACCGATGATTACCAGCTTTCCTACATGAACCGGGCGATGATCGAACAGCTCGGCGACCATGTCGGCGAGTGCTGTTTCAACTCCCTCCATGACCTGAACCATCCCTGCCCCGACTGTCCCATCGAGCGGGTCGGTGCCGGTGAAATCGTCCGCGAAGAACGTTTTATCCCGAAACTGAAACAGACCCACGAACTGCTGCACACCCCCCTGGCAAGCAGTGACGGGAAGACGTTGAAACTGGCGGTCTGCCGCGATATCACCGAACGCAAGGCGGTGGAGCAGGCGTTGCGTGATGCCAATACGGAGCTTGACGCCTTCGCCCACACCGTCTCCCACGATCTGCGTTCGCCGCTGACCCCGATTATCGGCTTCGCCGAGTACCTGCGCGAACAGTACCGGGACAAGCTGGATGAACAGGCCCTCGGCCTGCTGCGGGACATCGAAACCCAGGGGCACAAAATGCTGCAGCAGATGGAAGACCTGCTGGTCCTGGCCCAGATCGGCAAACTGCCGCAACCGGCCGAGCCGCTGTCGACCAATGCCGTGGTTGCGGATGTGATGGAGAACCTGCGGGATGAGATCGCCGACAAACAGGCCGAGATCAGCGTCGGGCTGCTGCCCGCGGCCCGGCTGCCGGAAACCCTGCTGATCCAGATGTTCAGCAATCTGCTCGGCAACGCCCTGCGCTATGGGTGTGAACCGGGGGGAAAGGTCGAAATCAGCGGCGAGCGGGAAGGCCGACGGTTGCGCTACCAGGTCCGCGACCACGGCCGGGGACTGGAAGAAAAGGAACGGGAACGGATTTTCGAACCCTTCACCCGTGGCCGATCCAGCACCGGCGAGGGCACCGGCATCGGCCTGGCGATCGTGGCGAAACTGGCCCGCATCTACAATGGCCGCGCCCGGGTCGAGGAAACCCCGGGAGGCGGCTGCACCTTCGTCGTTGACATGCTCGAACCGGAATAATTCCTGACCCGGGTTATTCGCCACACTCCAACCGCCGCCGCAACTCCGCCAGGGCGGCAGCGACACCGCGACAACCCGCCATCGACAGCCCCATCCTCCGCTCAACCGAACCCGGCTCGACCGCAAGCAGACCGAACCCCGGCGGCAATGCGCCAAGAGCCATGGCCAGCTGCAGGGCCCCGGCGAGTCCGGCATGGGCGTCAAAACCACCCGGCTTCAGGCGGAGCA
It contains:
- the nadD gene encoding nicotinate-nucleotide adenylyltransferase, which gives rise to MKLGILGGTFNPIHLAHLRIAEEVREACRLDKVLFLPAATPPHKQVADAVPFAVRFEMVRAAIADHDKFSVSDIEQQHPGKNYSVQTLQLLRQEFPRAEFYFIIGLDSFRDLPSWKDYQKLFELTHLVVVTRPGINDGNPFELLPVAVQNQFCYSCSPEKWQHQKGKTLLFLNDTPLGISSTGIRELVAAGRSIRYLVPPAVAALIARHDLYRS
- the obgE gene encoding GTPase ObgE, coding for MNFVDEVKINVKAGDGGRGGLSFRREKFIPRGGPDGGDGGDGGNVILRVDPGLGTLLDLRYKIHYKAKNGAPGLSRNMHGKNGEDCVISVPPGTLVYDDDSGELLADLTGRDDRIVLLKGGMGGRGNARFATSTNRAPRHFQPGTEGEARRLRLELKLLADVGLVGLPNAGKSTLISAISAARPKIADYPFTTLVPNLGVVGFGGYRSFVVADIPGLIEGASDGQGLGSRFLRHIERTDLFLHLVDLSPLQEADPLESFAILNRELGRHNPELADKPQLIALTKQDLTEVRDRTPEVRAHFEQLGYQVFCISAATGEGLEPLVHALGRKLDEQRRSTPETES
- the gpmI gene encoding 2,3-bisphosphoglycerate-independent phosphoglycerate mutase, which encodes MKHNAKAPLALVILDGWGQADCTPDNAVCQARTPVLDRLFKEFPHTTLGASGLDVGLPDGQMGNSEVGHLNIGAGRVVYQDLTRISKSIEDGDFFTNPVMLEGMRKIRENGGKLHLCGLLSDGGVHSHNTHLYALVEMAKQQGIGEICIHAFMDGRDTPPKSGAGYLRELENQLQKIGAGVLATVSGRFYAMDRDNRWERIERAWQALVHGRGITAADSAGAIADAYAAGQSDEFVEPRVILRDGRPLATVDDGDGILFFNFRADRARELTRAFTFDDFDGFDRGKHPELACYLCLTEYDETFGLPVIFPPESYPDLFGEVLAKAGKTQLRIAETEKYAHVTFFFNGGVEEPFAGEDRALIPSPQDVATYDQKPEMSAAEVTDEVVTRIESGQYDVIILNFANPDMVGHTGVFPAAVKAMETVDACLGRVVEAVQAAGGGLLITADHGNCEKMSDHGQPHTAHTSDPVALLLVDDRYRRAGLQPGVLADLAPTMLQLLGLPQPAAMTGRSLLQTSA
- a CDS encoding TraR/DksA family transcriptional regulator, translated to MNQEELEAAKQLLLEMRRQVLQEVQGSMHTYRELGEESLPDISDVSANAANRDVLLNLGATQQQKIRDIDAALERIRSGEYGVCVRCEEEISQARMKVRPFSRFCIDCKTDIEKFGE
- the rplU gene encoding 50S ribosomal protein L21, with the translated sequence MYAVIKTGGKQYKVSEGDLLKVEKLAGSVGDSIELGEVLMVGGEEVKVGTPLLPNAKVTARIVEQGKDKKILVFKSKKRKGYRKKNGHRQPITRLKITGIEA
- the rlmH gene encoding 23S rRNA (pseudouridine(1915)-N(3))-methyltransferase RlmH; amino-acid sequence: MKLRLVCVGKLSRDWLREAAADYRQRLQRYLPFELLELKEEKGGGKKPNTALLREREGERILAQLAAPGTTLVLDEQGKQLSSVELARLLDEQMTAGPQNLNLVIGGAWGLSPAVKQRADRILSLSRLTFTHQMARVIALEQLYRAMTIIRNEPYHNA
- the rpmA gene encoding 50S ribosomal protein L27, whose product is MAHKKAGGSSKNGRDSVGKRLGVKRFGGQNVSAGSILVRQRGTTIHPGNNVGCGKDYTLFALIDGVVKFERLDKTRKKVSVYAD
- a CDS encoding tetratricopeptide repeat protein, which codes for MTILGFLLLIILFLSFFIYCSWLNPEDITLIYWTGKSITFSPALLILGFVLVGLCIGYGAHIYSVLVHGVKHWRRERSEKKTREISAIYREGVGRLLSGDLKKARVLLQKTLERDPKSIDSLIALASVQLQDGEGSEAVKLLLKARDIDGKNLEVLFKLATTYQKLDQTDEAIEAYQAILALESDNRKALRSLRDLHIAAGNWQEAYDLQKRVIKVAQKSKRLADEKKLLANLRYEVARLLLENGEADKALGEFQDLVKNAPELVPARVSLGDAQKAVGRGDDAVRTWQEGYQKLGRSIFLSRLEDYYMETEDPAGLLTFYRDATSRKPDDMLLRLFFGKFCLRLEMVEEAIDQLYMVESSGIESTQLNFLLGEAYRRRDRIEDAVEEYKRALGTNKHLRLGFVCDHCGKSYQEWQSRCDECGNWGGLSLINRQLFHEARPIEVREIHHGER
- a CDS encoding ComF family protein, which produces MHWKQALLDEFAAAGRWLLPAVCPLCDDRRDVHLPLCGSCLDTLPPLPEARCPRCDLPYPAIEGSPHLCGDCITSPPPFAAVCALGPYSGLLKQAIGRLKYHRLPLLDQPLGQLLATTVRRRWPQYVPDLIIPVPLHPRRLRERTFNQSLLLARVLAKTLSAPVASRVLHRVRHTPAQQGLSAADRKKNLQQALRIDDKLNGRSILLVDDVMTTGATARACSRQLRLAGAAEVRVALLARAPRHLQP
- the rsfS gene encoding ribosome silencing factor; amino-acid sequence: MQSKDRALLCTHLALEKKALDLKILEVNGLSSLTDYLVIASGTSDRHVQAVAEEIRVGLKRDHGIHPLAVEGMDDGRWVLLDYGDVMVHVFQPEVRSFYDLEGLWSEAPEVVPEAEEPT
- the proB gene encoding glutamate 5-kinase — translated: MKKQLPADIRRVVIKIGSTVISDETGLDNKMLDAICEDVHQLLLRGHEVILVSSAAVAAGKADLGISGRPQTIPLRQAAAAIGQSRLMRAYKERLRPHGHKVAQVLLTRDDLANRRRYLNARNTLMTLIEHQVVPIINENDTVVVDELRFGDNDNLSAMTANLAEAGLLVILSDVNGLYDRDPGRHHDARLIPTVEQIDARIEAMAGESGSSLGTGGMATKLKAAKQAALCGTATVILNGRVPGNLLRLFNGEPVGTSILPAQDKLAARKHWIAFTKEPRGRLLLDAGALKAVCDGNKSLLPSGISAIEGRFERGDAVRLCDLQGLEVARGIVNYAEAELQQILGRKSSEIAAILGYKYGDEVVHRDNLVLQPELPDEGSDPEMSEPGEKN
- a CDS encoding glutamate-5-semialdehyde dehydrogenase, yielding MTIAEQMKQIAIDARRASRRMADLSSSVKNQLLINMAAALENEAATLQRENARDLEAGRAKGLSAAMLDRLELDDKRIRGMADGLREVAALPDPVGEITGMWRRPNNLQVGRMRIPLGVIGIIFESRPNVTADAAALCLKSGNAVILRGGSEALHSNSAIGAILQRQLTELGLPAAAVQVVTTSDRAAVTELLKLEEQIDLIIPRGGEGLIRFVSEHSRIPVIKHYKGVCHVFVDAGADMEMAEKIAVNAKAQRPGVCNAMETLLVHREIAAEFVPRVVAALAAAGVEVRGCPQVRDLAPEVKAATEEDWDAEYLDLILAMRVVDDLEAAVDHINTHGSLHTEAIVTRDYANAQRFLRLVNSSTVVVNASTRFADGGELGLGAEIGISTTKLHSFGPMGLEDLTTRKFIVLGEGQIRS